The region TCCCGACAATCGGCCTTTGTGACGGAATTGCGCAAGGCAATTATGGTATGCATTATCCGTTGGCCAGTAGAGAATTGATTTGTGATTCGGTAGAATGCATGGTTAATGGTCACCAGTATGATGCCATGGTTTTGGTAACGAACTGTGATAAAATTACTCCCGGCTTGTTAATGGCAGCTGTCAGGCTGAATATTCCGGCGATTATGATTAGCGGTGGTCCGATGGCTACCGGTTGCGTGGATAACAAAGAAATCGGCTACACAGACCTTATGGCCGCTCAAGGCGATGTTGCCAGAGGCCTGATTACCCGGGAAGAGTTGTCCAGACGGGAAAGAGATGCACTGCCGGGCTGTGGTGCGTGCAATTTATTAGGCACTGCCAACACGATGAACTTTCTTACCGAAGCGTTAGGCATGTGTTTGCCGGGAAGTACCGCTTTGGCCGGTACAGGCAGAAGATTGGCCCTGGCAAAACAAACAGGCATGAAAATTATGGAGTTATACAATAAGTCTATTCTGCCGCGCCAAATTATTACTAAAGAGGCAATTGAAAATGCTATTGTTGTCGATCTGGCTATCGGTGGCTCAACGAATACTGTATTGCATTTAACCGCCATCGCACATGCGGCAGGGATTAATTTTGATGTTAACACGTTTAGCGAACTCGCCCAAAAGATACCGCACCTGGTGAAAATGAAGCCTGCTCCCGGCGGTCACTATCCGGCGGATGTTCATAATGCCGGCGGGATAACGGCTTTAATGAATCAGTTGTGTAAACATGGTCTTTTGCATAATGAGGCTATCACTGTAACCGGTAAAACAGTTATGGAAAACGTCAAGGATGCCAAAGTGCTGAACGATGTAGTTATCCGGCCAATGGACAATCCCTATTCGCAAAAAGGCGGACTCCAGCTGTTGTATGGCAATTTGGCGCCTGATGGTGCGGTATGCAAAAGCGCGGCTGTGGCGCCGGAAATGTTGCATCACAAGGGGCCGGCCAGGGTTTTTGATCAGGAAGAGCCTGCTGTGGCTGCAATATACGGGGGGCAGATTAAACCAGGCGATGTGGTGGTAGTAAGGTATGAGGGTCCAAAGGGCGGACCGGGAATGAGAGAAATGCTTACTCCTACGGCTGCGATTGTGGGAATGGGCTTATCAAAAGAGGTGGCGCTGGTCACTGACGGCCGGTTTTCCGGCGCTACCGCCGGTGCTGCTATTGGCCATGTTTCACCTGAGGCGGCTGAAGGCGGGCCAATTGCGCTCATTCAAGAGGGAGACATGATTGAGATTGATATTCCTGCAGGTAAGATTCATCTACATGTTGATGAAGAAGAACTGAATCGTCGCAGGGCAGTATGGCAAAAGCCGGTCCAAGACCATGTTATTAAAGGCAGTTATCTTGAACGGTATGCAAAATTAGTTTCATCGGCAATGTCCGGGGCAGTATTTAAATAAGCAAACTACCATTTTAGGGGTAGATTAAAGAACGGTTGGGGATGTTTGTTTCCGGTTAAGAAACAAGCTGGCACTATTATCAATAGTCGCCAGCTTGTTTCAGTTTACCCTGACAGAAAGTATAACTTTCTGTCAGGGTAAGGGCAACATCGGTTTCCGCTTACGCCAAGCTGACGGCGCGTCCGCCGCCAGCTTTTGTGCCACGGAAGCCATGGGAAATGATGAGGGTTTTATCAGAATGACCGGCAGGTGAGTGAATGACACCATTTAGCTGATTATTGCCGGCAGATATTATAATACTATCCATAAACATCCTCGCGAAAAAAATTATGCCCATCTATATGAAATCCAATAAAGATTTTTTTCTAGGCGTGCTGTTAGTAACGCTCCACCGCTGGCGCTTGACTTACGCTTATACTAACAACACGCCTGTAAATCTTTATTGGATACTATATACTTAGGCTGTCTGCCAAACATGGGGGCTTTTTTTGTTTTGGGTTATAATATCGATATGGAGCAATTACGTGACGAGGAGAGAACAAAATGGATGTTTCTAAGCCTTTTGGCATACTGAGACCTGTGGGTGGTAGGGAAATATCATGACCAGAATGATGTTAAGTTATCTTTTAACCAACTTCCTGATTGATTGCCACCAGTATGAAATATGGCGCGGGCTGGGTCCCGGCGAGCTCAAGGACAGGCTATTATCGGAAGGCATAATGACAAGCGCCGATTTTGACAACTTCAGCAGTCAGATTACCGCTGTAGCCGAAATGCATAACGCTCAAGGTGAATATGGTTGTCAAGACGCAGGGCAGTACTCGGAATAAAAAAGCCAGCTGCATCGGCAGTCTCTCCTAATAGCCATTGTGCATAAATATTCGATTACCTGTTTGATTACATATTCTAAAAGGAAGGATGGGGATGTCAAGGTGTTTGGGGTATTAGATATTTCTGTGGTAGTTTGGTGACAACTAGTCGTCACCTTTATGGAATATTTTTCCTTGAAATGCTATAATTTGAATTATAAAGCGACTCGTACGGTAAATATGTGCAGATGAGGGAGAGAGGCTACATGAATATAATTGATTTGCATTGTGACACCATTTTACGGATTATGAAGCAAGGCGAAACCGCCGGGCTGTACCGTAACAAGTTCAGTGTTGATATTGAAAAGCTATTGGCGAGCCGGGTGCAGGCGCAATTTTTTGCCATGTTTATCAATCTTAGAAAAGATGGTCCTCCCCTCACGCGGGCACTAAACATGATTGACCGGTTTTACCGGGAGATTGAAGACAACTGCCAATATATTGTTTTGGCGAAAAACGGTGATGAATTGGAGCAAAACCGCGCCGCTGGCAAAATTTCGGCTTTTTTAACAATTGAAGAAGGCGGGGCGCTGCAGGGAGATTTAGTAAATTTGCGCACCTTTTACCGCCTGGGGGTCAGACTTATTACGCTGACCTGGAATTATCCCAATGAAATAGGCTATCCCAACAGTGAGCCGGACTGCCGCAACCAGGGGCTTACGCCGTTTGGACGGGAAGTAGTGGCTGAAATGAACAGGCTGGGAATGCTTATTGACGTGTCCCACTTGTCAGATCAAGGCTTTTATGATGTTGCGGCTTTATCGGTGAAACCTTTTGTTGCTTCCCATTCCAATGCCCGTGCTTTGACCGGTCACCCCCGCAATCTAACTGACGACATGATAAAGCTTTTGGCTGAAAAAGGCGGTGTCATGGGCCTTAATTTTGAAAAAACATTTTTAGGCAGTGACTCCGTTAGCCGGGTGGCGGACATGGTCGAACACTTAAAACATATCCGCAAGGTGGGGGGGATTGACGTTATAGCCATTGGTTCAGATTTTGACGGCATTAGTGAGGAACTTGAACTTTCACATGCCGGCGAAATGTATAAGCTGGTTGATGCTCTTAGGGAAAACGGGTTTGGACAGGATGCAATTGAAAAAATTTGCTGGGGCAATGCTCTGAGAGTCATTAAAGATACACTTAGGTAAAGTTAGTATGTAGTAATTTATTCCAATAAAGGTAACAAGTATTGATATTAAATGCTTTAGGTTGAGACACCGTGCAATGCGGTGTCTTTTTGACGTCGTTAGATTACCGGGGAGGTAAATGACAAGGTACGGCGAATAATCAATAAGTGAGTTTGCAATCTAAGGAAGGATTGATTATATATGGCGGCTATGCCGGTACATATTCAACGACGCCTGGCTTTGTTTTTAACCTTTGCAATGTTGGCGATTGCTCTTCTTGTGGTAAGAATTGCCTGGATTCAGTTCGGTGAAGGCCAGCAACTAAGCGCTAAGGTGCGTGACCAGCTTAAAGAAAGCCGGGTGCTGCAGTCGCCACGTGGTACTATCTATGACCGGGGCGGGCGGGAATTGGCAGTAAGCAATATGGCCAAATCACTTTACGCTGATCCGCGCGAGGTCAAAGATATTGATGCGACAGCCGGCCTGCTGGCGCCGGTTCTTGGTGTCAGTCCTGCTGATATTAAAGCAAGGTTAATGGTCGACGGCAGTTTTATCTGGCTTAAGCGAACGCTTGAACCAGAACAAGCTAAAAGAGTGGAAGCGCTGATCAAAGACTACCACCTTTCCGGACTTGATTTTGTGGAAGAAAGCAAACGCTATTATCCCAATGACAGTTTGGCAGCGCATGTATTAGGGTTTGTCGGCACCGACGATGTTGGTCTTGAAGGTATTGAGATGGTGCTTGATAAGACGATTAAGGGACAGGAAATTAAGCAAGTTATTAATACCGACAGTTACGGTACGCCGATATTCAATTCGATATTTTCATTTATTCCGAAGAAGCAGGGCCGTTCAGTATATTTAACGATTGACAGCACGATTCAATACATTGTGGAAAAGGCACTTGACAATGCGATGGCTCATACAGGCGCCAAGGCGGCCACGATAATTGTCATGCAACCTAAAACAGGTGAAATTTTGGCTATGGCTAGCCGCCCGACCTATAATCCCAATCAGTTTTACAATTATAGTCCGGCTGAGTGGAAGAACCGGGCAGTATCGATTGTCTATGAACCGGGGTCGACTTTTAAAGCCGTTGTAGCGGCAGCTGCCTTGCAAGAAGGTAAAGTACGTCCGAATGAACGGTTTATCGATAAAGGCTATGTGGAGGTATCGGGGCGGCGGATAAAAAATTGGAGTGATGAAAGTTACGGTGAGGTATCATTTACCGATATTATTAAAAACTCAATTAATACCGGCTTTGTTGAAATCGGCATGCGCTTGGGGGCAGCCAAATTAACAAATTATGTGCGGGCTTTTGGTTTTGGTAAAGCAACAGGCATTGGGCTAGCCGGAGAGGAAGAAGGCATATTATTTGATCCTAAAGACATGCGGGACAGTGACTTGGCAACCATGTCCATCGGCCAGAGTATTGCCGTAACACCGCTGCAAATGATTACGGCAATATCGGCGATTGCCAATGACGGTGTATTGTTAAAGCCCCGTATTATCCGCGAATATCGTAATGCCGACGGTACGTTGGCCGAGTCTTTCGAACCGGTAGTCGTCCGACAGGTCATTAGTCCGGAAACAGCACACACGCTAACCACATTGCTGGAAAAAGTTGTAAGTGAAGGTGGTGGCCAAAAGGCCAAAGTCAAAGGGTATCGTTTTGCAGGGAAAACGGGTACGGCAGAAAAATTAAAGTCTAACGGCATTGGTTATGAGTCAGGACACTATATTGCTTCTTTTGCCGGCTTTGGGCCGGTAGAAGACCCGCAAGTGGCTGCGCTTATTGTCATTGATGATCCGGCAGGCATGTACTACGGCGGGGAAATTGCCGCACCGGTATTTAATGAAATCATGTCCCAAATTATGCGGTATCTGGCTATCCGGCCACAGGACGACGGTACGCTTTTACCACCGGCTAAACCGGCTGATGCTAAGGAGCAATTGCCTCATGCAGGGCCAACTTCCGAGGGACCGCCGCCGGTTGTGCCGCCCGGGCAAGTTCTGGTTCCGGCTCTTAACGGCAAGACAATTCGGGAAACAGGGGATGAGCTTCATCGTTTGGGGCTTACTTTTGTACCTGTTGGCACCGGCACGGCCGTAAAACAGAACATTAGCCCCAATACGCCTGTCAAACCGGGAACTGAAGTAATCGTCTACTTTGAACCTAAGTAACGGAGGACAGCCCATGACCGATAAACATGAATTGGCCCGGTTGTTGGCCGAAATCGCCGTCCTGCTTGAACTGAGCGGCGAAAACTCTTTTAAAATCCGGGCCTATCAAAATGCAGCCCGTATTGTTGAACAGGTTGACGGCAACTTGTCCGACCCTGATACTGTCGGTAAACTGATGGGGATTAAAGGCATTGGCCCGGCGCTTGGGGAAAAAATTCGTGAATACATTGCTACCGGCAGGATAACCTATTATGAGGAATTGAAAAGCAGTTTGCCGCCGGTGTTGTTTGACTTGATAAAACTTCCTGGCTTGGGTCCGAAAAAGGCGTTGATTTTGCATAAGGCTTTGGGGATACATTCGCTGGGAGAACTTGAATATGCCTGCCGGGAAAACCGGCTTGTGTCTTTATCTGGATTTGGCGACAAAACCCAGGAAAGGATATTGCAGGGTATCGAATATATGAAGAAATTTCAAGGTCAATTTATTCTCGGCGATGCCTGGCCGGTAGCCGAGCTTATTGCTGAATACATTAAGCTACAGTCCGGAGTTGAGCAAGTCGCCGTTGCCGGCAGTATCAGACGTGGTCTTGAGATCATTCGAAATATTGACATTGTGGTTGCCTGTTCGGCCGTTGACAGCCTGGCTGCTGCTTTGGCTGACATGCCGGGGGTTGACAAAATTGTTGACAGGAGTGGACCTAAGCTTACACTTATTCTGGTTAGCGGCTTGACTTGCAACATTTATATCGTTAGTCCGGCTGAATACACCACAGCTTTGTTTCATTATACCGGCAGCGCCGGCTATGTGGCTAAACTGGCAGAACGCGCCCAAGAACAGGGTCTGACACTTGATTCTACAGGACTTGTGACTAAGGCTGACAAAATAGTGCCGGTAACAGATGAGGCTGGCCTTTACGCCGCGCTAAACGTAAACTTTGTAGAGCCTGAGCTTAGAGAAGACGATGCCGAACTGGATTCAGCCGGGGCGGCCGCCCCTCTATTGGTGACATATTCTGATATTTGCGGCGTCTTTCATGTACATACTACTTATTCAGATGGTGCGGGGAGCCTTGAAGATATGGCCGAGGCTGCCGAACAACGGGGGTGGCGATATATAGGGATAGCCGATCACAGTCAGACTGCCGTTTATGCCAGGGGGCTGAGAGTAGAGACTGTTATGGCGCAGCGACGCGAAATCGACAAACTCAACGCAGCAAACCATGATTTTGTTATTTTGGCAGGAATTGAAAGCGATATATTGCCGGACGGCTCGCTTGATTATCCTGATGAAGTACTGGCAAGCTTTGATTTTGTTGTAGCGTCGGTGCATTCGGCCTTCCGCCAGAGTGAAGCTGATATGACCCGCCGGATTGTGCGGGCGGTGAATAATCGTTATGTAACCATACTCGGCCATCCTACAGGCCGGATTTTATTGGGACGAAAGGGTTATGCCGTCAATTTGTCAGAAGTAATTAAGGCTGCAGCGCAATCAGGAACGTTTATCGAAATCAATGCCAGCCCTTATCGCCTTGACCTTGACTGGCGTTGGTGCCGTACGGCTAAAGAACAAGGAGTATTATTTGCTATAAATCCTGACGCTCATGCCGTCGGAGAATTTGAACATATGCGTTATGGTTTAGCGTCAGCACGCAAGTCTGGTTTGACTGCTACCGACATTATTAACACTCGCAGGTATCCGGATATAATACAGTTATTAAACCGTAAACGCTCATGAGACTGCCTGGTTTTGAAAAATAAAAGGCGGCTGAAAGCCGCCTTTTATTATGATCCCAATTATTGACCGTTAATATCAAATTGCGAAGTCATGGTAGTGTTGGTGAAACCGGTAGCAGCAGTGGAACCGGTAGCTGCAGTAGAGGTAGTAGCGGTTGGAGTTTGTCCACCCAGTGTTGACTCATACTGTTCAATCATGCGGCGGACCATATGACCGCCGACCCGGCCGCAGTCCGCTGAGGTCATGGTAGACCAACCTTGGCTGCGTACGCGTTCGCTAATACCGAGTTCATTCGCTATTTCCATTTTCATGCGGTCAAGAGCATTCTCAGCAGCGGGGTTAACAGGTTTGTTGCTTCTAGCCATGTACTTGACACCTCCTGAAATTTTTCTAATCCTAGTATCTGCGGCTGTAATGGTCGTTATCCTATAAATTTTATGTTAATTTAGTAAAAATATGGAATTAAATAATACGGAA is a window of Sporomusaceae bacterium ACPt DNA encoding:
- the ilvD_5 gene encoding Dihydroxy-acid dehydratase, with amino-acid sequence MRSHITTRGLERATHRALYYSMGLLPEDLDKPLVAIVNTQNETMPGHLHLDSIAKAVREGVIASGGTPIEFPTIGLCDGIAQGNYGMHYPLASRELICDSVECMVNGHQYDAMVLVTNCDKITPGLLMAAVRLNIPAIMISGGPMATGCVDNKEIGYTDLMAAQGDVARGLITREELSRRERDALPGCGACNLLGTANTMNFLTEALGMCLPGSTALAGTGRRLALAKQTGMKIMELYNKSILPRQIITKEAIENAIVVDLAIGGSTNTVLHLTAIAHAAGINFDVNTFSELAQKIPHLVKMKPAPGGHYPADVHNAGGITALMNQLCKHGLLHNEAITVTGKTVMENVKDAKVLNDVVIRPMDNPYSQKGGLQLLYGNLAPDGAVCKSAAVAPEMLHHKGPARVFDQEEPAVAAIYGGQIKPGDVVVVRYEGPKGGPGMREMLTPTAAIVGMGLSKEVALVTDGRFSGATAGAAIGHVSPEAAEGGPIALIQEGDMIEIDIPAGKIHLHVDEEELNRRRAVWQKPVQDHVIKGSYLERYAKLVSSAMSGAVFK
- the spoVD_1 gene encoding Stage V sporulation protein D; the encoded protein is MAAMPVHIQRRLALFLTFAMLAIALLVVRIAWIQFGEGQQLSAKVRDQLKESRVLQSPRGTIYDRGGRELAVSNMAKSLYADPREVKDIDATAGLLAPVLGVSPADIKARLMVDGSFIWLKRTLEPEQAKRVEALIKDYHLSGLDFVEESKRYYPNDSLAAHVLGFVGTDDVGLEGIEMVLDKTIKGQEIKQVINTDSYGTPIFNSIFSFIPKKQGRSVYLTIDSTIQYIVEKALDNAMAHTGAKAATIIVMQPKTGEILAMASRPTYNPNQFYNYSPAEWKNRAVSIVYEPGSTFKAVVAAAALQEGKVRPNERFIDKGYVEVSGRRIKNWSDESYGEVSFTDIIKNSINTGFVEIGMRLGAAKLTNYVRAFGFGKATGIGLAGEEEGILFDPKDMRDSDLATMSIGQSIAVTPLQMITAISAIANDGVLLKPRIIREYRNADGTLAESFEPVVVRQVISPETAHTLTTLLEKVVSEGGGQKAKVKGYRFAGKTGTAEKLKSNGIGYESGHYIASFAGFGPVEDPQVAALIVIDDPAGMYYGGEIAAPVFNEIMSQIMRYLAIRPQDDGTLLPPAKPADAKEQLPHAGPTSEGPPPVVPPGQVLVPALNGKTIRETGDELHRLGLTFVPVGTGTAVKQNISPNTPVKPGTEVIVYFEPK
- the polX gene encoding DNA polymerase/3'-5' exonuclease PolX; amino-acid sequence: MTDKHELARLLAEIAVLLELSGENSFKIRAYQNAARIVEQVDGNLSDPDTVGKLMGIKGIGPALGEKIREYIATGRITYYEELKSSLPPVLFDLIKLPGLGPKKALILHKALGIHSLGELEYACRENRLVSLSGFGDKTQERILQGIEYMKKFQGQFILGDAWPVAELIAEYIKLQSGVEQVAVAGSIRRGLEIIRNIDIVVACSAVDSLAAALADMPGVDKIVDRSGPKLTLILVSGLTCNIYIVSPAEYTTALFHYTGSAGYVAKLAERAQEQGLTLDSTGLVTKADKIVPVTDEAGLYAALNVNFVEPELREDDAELDSAGAAAPLLVTYSDICGVFHVHTTYSDGAGSLEDMAEAAEQRGWRYIGIADHSQTAVYARGLRVETVMAQRREIDKLNAANHDFVILAGIESDILPDGSLDYPDEVLASFDFVVASVHSAFRQSEADMTRRIVRAVNNRYVTILGHPTGRILLGRKGYAVNLSEVIKAAAQSGTFIEINASPYRLDLDWRWCRTAKEQGVLFAINPDAHAVGEFEHMRYGLASARKSGLTATDIINTRRYPDIIQLLNRKRS